GAAGCCTCACACAATGGGTACCCATCGGGATCTCGGATTACGTATCCGATGCCGCAATAGTTGAGAAAACAGGAACCGTCGAAGTACGCCTTGCAAGCCATCTGCAAACCCCTTCAAACGAAGTTTGGAACTAGAGCTGTTCGGTGCTTCAGATTGATTCAGCACAGAAGCATGTTTAAACGTAAGATGATTTGTACCTTGAATCCACGAGCTGGATAGATGGGAAAGAACCCCACCGAAACCGTGTCGATGGATAGACCATCGAAGGATCGGATGAGGGTTCGATCTGGAGCTATGTTGGTTTAACTCACACATTGAAACGGGTTATTGCAACTTTTCCTGTGTACCGCAAGAAGAATTTGCATATTTTTGCATCTTACGGTCCGTTAAGTACCCTTTTATTGAACTACAACCCGAGATTGGAAGCGCACCTGTGGACGAATGGCATAAAAACCGATTTATGATGCAGCTCGGTAGCCCAATGGATCGAATCCCGTCAGTTCTCTGCCATCCTTCGGAGACTGATTCTTCATGGAACCAATCTGTTCGTAGAGCTTCCAAGTCTCGGAAAAAGCTTTATCAAAAGAGCGGCTCTCTGCAAAAAGTCTCGCCTGTTCTCCCATGCTCTCCATTCGAGCATGATCGCTGATAAGAAATCTCATCCCATTCAAAAGACTCTCTTCACTGTTGCCCTTCACCACGAGTCCGGTCTTCCCGGGAATCACATTTTCCTGAGCCCCGCCCTCATCCGTGACAATGACTGGAATTCCTGAGGCCTGTGCCTCCAAAACCACATTGCCGAACGTCTCTGTGGTGCTTGGAAAAACGAACACGTCACACGAAGCGTAAATATGTTCGAGCGCTGCTCCCTCGATGTAGCCCAGAAAGTGAGTATTGGTTCCGGCCAGCAATTGTTCCATCTGCTGACGATACGGGCCGTCCCCAACGACAAAGAGACTGAGATCTTCTCGTGTGTCGGAGAGTGCTTTGAATGCTCCGGCCAAAAGAGAGAGATTCTTCTCACGAGAAATTCTGCCCACATACAGCAGTCTGATCCGCTCGCCATTCGGGCAATAGGTGTCCAAACACTCATTGCGCTTTGCCGGATGGAATCGGTTGATGTCGACTCCCCGCGGGTACAATCGGATTTTTCGTTGAGAAATGCCCTTGTCGATGAGTTCCTGTCCCGTGCTCTGCGAAGGGACATATATGGTCTCCAGTTGGTCGTAGAACCACAACACATACTTCCAGATCAGCTCCATCATCAGTGTGTCTTCAGTGAGAATTTCCGTATACTGAGGAAGCGCAGTGTGATACGTCCCGACTCTGGGAAGGTTTAAGGTTCTGGAAATAGCCAGTGCAGCCAACCCGATCGGTCCTGGAGTCGCTGCGTGAATATGCGTGAACTCCTGCTCATAACAATAATCCAGCATCTCCAGAAGGGGCGGATAGAAAAGCTTCTGTTCCGGATAAACCGAAACATTGTACGTCCCTATTGGCTTGAAATTCTTGATCCGGGGGTGATTCCGAGTCGTTCCCGCCCCGCAGGAAATCACGATGTAGTCTTTGTTCAGGCGTTCCGCTGCTGCAACCTGTTGCTTGAGTGTATGGGCTACTCCATTGATTTCGTGCAAAGTATCCGTGAAGTGTGCAACTTTTATTCTCTTCTTGGTGCGTTTCCTGGTTTGATCGGTTCTGAGGAAACGACTTAGGACATCGTCTGCCAGCACTCGACCTTCGGCCTGTACGGAGAAGGAAACGAAATAGGGTGACAATAGGGAGTAGAACGCGCCGGCAGACCCAAGATGCTTGAATAAATTAAGAAAATGCGCCCCATAAAAATTCTTGACCACTTCGTCCGCGAATTGCGAAAGCACTCGGCCGGAAACACCATTTACAATACGGAACCATTTTTCATCGAGATCGGTCTTAGCACCGCTTCCATTTTCGTTGTTTATGACTTCGGCGAGTTGCGGATCGTTGAAAATCTTGTTTGCTTCAGCCTTGAGGACTTCCAACAACGTTGGGTTTTCCGTTTTCTTAGAGCTGACTCTGTTGCTCCAGTACGCACCGATTCTCGCTAGAATGCCACGAGACCGGTCCACTGTATCGGTAACGAGGAACTTGTTGAGAATTCTCAGAATGTCCGGTCCGTTTCCATATCGATCCAGTCCGAATTTGTGCTCGTAGAATTGATAGGCTATACCATAGAGGTGCCGGGCAAGTGTTTTAGGACCTGACCCCAGAGCATGCGGGTGTGCCTTGCCTTCCTGCAATCCTTTGAAAAAATCGTTGACAGTGGAGACTCCTTGAACCTCGGTGTAGCTTCGCGCCACGGTCAACGAGCTGTGGTCGTCCGACCCGGAAGTCAGGTTCTTAATCCACGGAGCCGGATAAGTGGGAACTATTCGGTGCTTTTCACTGAATTGGTGGATCGTTTCCGGAGTCAAGAGAGAAAGGACCAGCCTGATGCAGTGGTTCTGTTCTTCACTTCTTGCTCCGTTCAATTCGAGATTCTTGAACAGCAGGAGACAGCGCTCGAAATGTTCGGGAGTCAACTTTCGATTGACGGAAAACAGAGGATGCGCCAATACGTGTACAATGCTCTCTTGCTGTAAATAATCTACCAGATCGTACACGTTTTCACGGATCTTCTGGATATCTTCGTGAATCGCTTCATTGATATTGTACACAACCACATGCAGCTTGCATCGATCCTCAGGGAAATAGGTCGTGACTTCCTCACTTATGAAGGTGTCTTCCAAATGCCCGATTTCAAGGCACCCTTCGATAGAGTTGTGATCCGTAATCGTTACTCGTGTCATCCCTTGCTTCTTCAAGAGTGAATGAAGGTGCAACGGCTCGGTAAAACTCTCAGGGCAGCCCAGAGTTTTCAGAATCCACTCCGAAGGTCGCCGAGAACACTTAGAATGAACATGCAAATCGATTTTCATGTGATCGGCCTCTTGTATGTATGATCGAATGCAAGCTACTTGAGCAAAATCGTCTCGCCTGCGTAGACCTTATCTCCTGGTTTAACGTTTATTTCGGCATTCTCATGGTCCGGAAAAATCAGATCGACTTGCGAACCGATACGGATCATGCCGAAGATTTCACCTTTGCCCACCTGGGAACCGGGCTGGAAGTAGCTATCAATTCCATGCACGTTTTTCCCGGCAATTTGCACTACGTAAAAGGAAGCATCTGCACCTTTGAATCGCCCGGACATCCGTGTCACCACGCGTTCGTTGTGGACAATGTGGAGACTGTTTTCGTGTAAAGGGTGAACCCCGAAGACAGTGCGCCAATGCATCGGGCCCATATTGAGATTCTCCAATTTTGGTGGATGATGGTTGATACTTTCCACTTTGGCGGTTATGGGAGCACGGTTGTAGTGGACGTTGAACGGGCTCATGAAGATGCCGATAACAATCTTCGGAGAGTCTGTGTCCTCATGAATGATATCCTCCACTCTTGCGGCCAGACCTTCCTTGATTGAAATCACTTCCTCACCCGGTGCCACTTTTTTCACGTACACCACCGTGCCGTCAGCAGGACTGACGACGTTTTCACCCGTTGGTATGACCCTTTCCGGATTTCTGAAAAACCAGACGTACCGCCAGAAAAGGAACGCAGCCAGGAGTACTACAATAGTTGCTATAGAAAACGTTCTCATATTGCATTCAAGAAGATAAGATCTGGGAAACCCTTCTTGTAAGAAGTGTTTCCCAGTCCCTTCCCAAGAACTTTTAATGTTCGCCCAAGCCCACAGTTTTTCTATTGAAAAACTGTGGGCTTGGGCGAGTGCTAAAAGTTTTTTGGAGGGTTCGGGAACCTTTTTTACAAAAAAGGTTCCCGGATGTTACTGCTTTGAAAGCAAATTGACATCAATGCGGTTGCGTCCAAACATCGGGTTCCAGGATTCTCACCAGAGCGACTCCGGATGAAAACGGGAAATTGATGACCTCGAACGCTTTTTCTTCCTTTTTCAGGAACTTCAGCCAGCGTTTCACTCCCGCATGAGACAACAACTCGCGGATGTATATGTTGGTGTCATGGAGAAACACGTAGGTGTTCTTATGCGACTTCGACAGCACACCGAGGAAATCGTACTTGACTGCATCGTACGAATGATTGCCGTCCACAAAGCCGAGATCTATTTCAGGCAATCCCAGGATGTCATATGCCGGAAAGAATTCGTCGCTGCGCATTTTATGATGCGTGATGATGTCCTCGACGCCGAAGCGACTGAAATGCTCCCGAACATGCGTTTCGGTCTTCCATTTGCCGCGTCCGCCAACGGTTTTCATGGGACCGTCGTTCGCGAGAGAGTAGGCTGGATCGACAAAAGTGAGCTTGCCCTTGCCATTATCCTTGATTGCCAGGGCTAGGCACGTCACGCTGAAACCGTATCCCGAGCCGATGACAAGCGTGTGCTTCGGCCTTAATGCCCGTGCGACGGCATAGTAGATGAAACCGAATCCGAGATTGAGATTTCGAGCCTTTTCATTGTGACCCATCGGTTTGGCGTGCCGAAGAATGTCATTCAGCATATTGTCATTGAGACTGCAAGT
The sequence above is a segment of the Desulfomonile tiedjei DSM 6799 genome. Coding sequences within it:
- a CDS encoding glycosyltransferase family 4 protein, with amino-acid sequence MTRVTITDHNSIEGCLEIGHLEDTFISEEVTTYFPEDRCKLHVVVYNINEAIHEDIQKIRENVYDLVDYLQQESIVHVLAHPLFSVNRKLTPEHFERCLLLFKNLELNGARSEEQNHCIRLVLSLLTPETIHQFSEKHRIVPTYPAPWIKNLTSGSDDHSSLTVARSYTEVQGVSTVNDFFKGLQEGKAHPHALGSGPKTLARHLYGIAYQFYEHKFGLDRYGNGPDILRILNKFLVTDTVDRSRGILARIGAYWSNRVSSKKTENPTLLEVLKAEANKIFNDPQLAEVINNENGSGAKTDLDEKWFRIVNGVSGRVLSQFADEVVKNFYGAHFLNLFKHLGSAGAFYSLLSPYFVSFSVQAEGRVLADDVLSRFLRTDQTRKRTKKRIKVAHFTDTLHEINGVAHTLKQQVAAAERLNKDYIVISCGAGTTRNHPRIKNFKPIGTYNVSVYPEQKLFYPPLLEMLDYCYEQEFTHIHAATPGPIGLAALAISRTLNLPRVGTYHTALPQYTEILTEDTLMMELIWKYVLWFYDQLETIYVPSQSTGQELIDKGISQRKIRLYPRGVDINRFHPAKRNECLDTYCPNGERIRLLYVGRISREKNLSLLAGAFKALSDTREDLSLFVVGDGPYRQQMEQLLAGTNTHFLGYIEGAALEHIYASCDVFVFPSTTETFGNVVLEAQASGIPVIVTDEGGAQENVIPGKTGLVVKGNSEESLLNGMRFLISDHARMESMGEQARLFAESRSFDKAFSETWKLYEQIGSMKNQSPKDGRELTGFDPLGYRAAS
- a CDS encoding phosphatidylserine decarboxylase — its product is MRTFSIATIVVLLAAFLFWRYVWFFRNPERVIPTGENVVSPADGTVVYVKKVAPGEEVISIKEGLAARVEDIIHEDTDSPKIVIGIFMSPFNVHYNRAPITAKVESINHHPPKLENLNMGPMHWRTVFGVHPLHENSLHIVHNERVVTRMSGRFKGADASFYVVQIAGKNVHGIDSYFQPGSQVGKGEIFGMIRIGSQVDLIFPDHENAEINVKPGDKVYAGETILLK
- a CDS encoding class I SAM-dependent methyltransferase — protein: MERSTTCSLNDNMLNDILRHAKPMGHNEKARNLNLGFGFIYYAVARALRPKHTLVIGSGYGFSVTCLALAIKDNGKGKLTFVDPAYSLANDGPMKTVGGRGKWKTETHVREHFSRFGVEDIITHHKMRSDEFFPAYDILGLPEIDLGFVDGNHSYDAVKYDFLGVLSKSHKNTYVFLHDTNIYIRELLSHAGVKRWLKFLKKEEKAFEVINFPFSSGVALVRILEPDVWTQPH